In a single window of the Arachis hypogaea cultivar Tifrunner chromosome 6, arahy.Tifrunner.gnm2.J5K5, whole genome shotgun sequence genome:
- the LOC112695178 gene encoding long-chain-alcohol oxidase FAO2-like, translating into MEDGKSCHPLLRGGNRREKGYSHGLSSSQMQVMASFCEALLPSLPLNKEQNLQHNHALSAFYNISGSQAPFPDETAEIMIKRALPEAWSLVSWVLRILSFRFGTLLLCGKDCLEWKWPFIHKFSEIPLNKREEILKKWSRENHWTPLRIVFVFIKLVSFYNFFTRTDGSGHNPAWEAMGYKVDTRQKLTHKERPLQKGIVETMYENDSTLIQSLTEKGLEVTEDLEHNSYNIKCDVVIVGSGCGGGVAAAILANSGLKVVVLEKGEYFVSEDYSSFEGPSTNELYESGGIMSSVDGKMMILAGSTVGGGSAINWSACIRTPDPVLKEWSEKYKIPLFGSSNYQSAMDAVCKRIGVTRQCAKESFQNQILREGCKKVDLKVESVATNASADHYCGSCCYGCRTGDKKGTDSTWLVDAVANGAVILAGCKAEKFILEDGKNGPKKKKCRGVIAAATWRSKVSKKLRIESKVSISSCGSLSTPPLLISSGLQNPYIGKNLRLHPVQFAWGYFPEDMTNFSGTNYEGGIITSIHKEFAEDSTPKFIIEAPALGPGSFSALVPWVSGLDAKDRLAKYARTAHLFALVRDQGSGEVKAEGRVSYRLDQVDKESLRIGLRKALRILVAAGAVEVGTYRSDGQRIKCKGIKEEDFEEFLDTVTVAGGPSSRNELWTLFTTAHQMASCRMGATKDDGALDENGESWEAEGLYVCDASVFPNAVGVNPMITIQSTAYCIATKIAESLMNEM; encoded by the exons ATGGAAGATGGAAAGAGTTGTCACCCTCTTCTGAGAGGAGGTAACAGAAGAGAGAAAGGTTACAGCCATGGCCTATCTTCCTCTCAGATGCAAGTTATGGCTTCCTTCTGTGAGGCCCTATTGCCTTCTCTCCCATTAAACAAGGAACAAAACCTGCAACACAATCATGCACTTTCAGCTTTCTACAATATCTCTGGTTCTCAGGCACCATTTCCTGATGag ACTGCAGAGATCATGATCAAGAGGGCATTACCAGAAGCATGGTCCTTAGTTAGCTGGGTTTTGCGGATTCTTTCATTCAGGTTTGGAACACTGTTGCTTTGTGGAAAGGATTGCTTGGAATGGAAGTGGCCTTTCATCCACAAATTCTCTGAGATTCCATTGAACAAAAGAGAAGAAATTCTCAAGAAATGGTCAAGGGAGAACCATTGGACACCTCTAAGGATAGTGTTTGTGTTCATCAAACTTGTTTCCTTCTACAATTTCTTCACAAGG ACTGATGGAAGCGGGCATAATCCTGCATGGGAAGCAATGGGGTACAAAGTGGACACCAGACAGAAGTTAACACATAAGGAGAGGCCTCTACAGAAGGGGATAGTAGAGACTATGTATGAAAATGATTCTACTTTAATCCAGTCTCTCACTGAAAAGGGCCTTGAAGTCACTGAAGATCTAGAGCACAATTCATACAACATCAAATGTGATGTTGTCATTGTTGGCTCTGGCTGTGGTGGAGGAGTTGCGGCTGCAATTCTCGCAAACTCGGGTCTGAAAGTGGTTGTCCTAGAGAAAGGAGAGTATTTTGTTTCCGAAGATTATTCTTCCTTTGAAGGTCCGTCCACGAATGAGCTTTATGAATCAGGTGGAATCATGTCAAGTGTCGACGGGAAGATGATGATCTTGGCTGGTTCAACAGTTGGTGGAGGCTCAGCTATAAACTGGTCTGCATGCATCAGAACACCTGATCCTGTTCTGAAGGAATGGTCTGAAAAATATAAAATCCCACTTTTTGGAAGCTCTAATTATCAATCTGCAATGGATGCGGTATGCAAAAGGATTGGGGTGACACGACAATGCGCAAAAGAAagctttcaaaatcaaattctcCGAGAAGGATGCAAGAAAGTTGACTTAAAAGTTGAGTCAGTTGCAACAAACGCTTCAGCAGATCATTATTGTGGCTCATGCTGCTATGGTTGTAGAACTGGAGATAAGAAGGGCACTGACTCTACTTGGTTGGTTGATGCTGTTGCGAACGGAGCAGTGATCCTCGCTGGATGTAAAGCCGAGAAGTTCATATTGGAAGATGGAAAGAATGGACCGAAGAAAAAGAAATGCAGAGGAGTAATTGCTGCAGCCACTTGGAGGAGTAAGGTCTCAAAGAAGCTCCGAATTGAATCCAAGGTATCTATTTCATCATGTGGCTCTCTCTCCACACCTCCTCTATTGATTTCAAGTGGCCTGCAAAATCCATACATTGGGAAGAACCTCCGACTACACCCAGTCCAATTCGCCTGGGGGTACTTCCCAGAAGACATGACAAATTTCAGTGGAACTAACTATGAGGGAGGAATCATAACTTCAATCCACAAAGAATTTGCAGAGGATTCCACCCCAAAATTCATTATAGAAGCACCTGCTCTAGGACCCGGATCATTTTCAGCATTGGTTCCTTGGGTCTCAGGGCTCGATGCAAAAGACAGGTTGGCAAAGTATGCAAGAACTGCGCACCTTTTTGCTTTGGTAAGAGACCAGGGTTCAGGAGAAGTAAAGGCTGAAGGCAGAGTTTCTTACAGACTTGACCAAGTGGACAAAGAAAGCCTTAGAATTGGATTGAGGAAAGCCTTGAGGATCTTGGTTGCAGCCGGAGCTGTAGAAGTGGGCACTTACAGGAGCGATGGCCAAAGAATCAAATGCAAAGGGATCAAGGAGGAAGATTTTGAGGAGTTTCTGGACACAGTCACAGTGGCTGGTGGTCCAAGCTCAAGGAATGAACTTTGGACTCTTTTCACTACTGCGCATCAGATGGCAAGTTGTAGGATGGGCGCCACCAAAGATGACGGCGCACTCGATGAAAATGGTGAGAGTTGGGAAGCAGAAGGGTTGTATGTGTGTGATGCAAGTGTGTTTCCCAATGCTGTTGGTGTCAACCCCATGATAACAATTCAGTCCACAGCATATTGTATTGCCACTAAGATTGCAGAATCACTGATGAATGAGATGTAG